Proteins encoded in a region of the Mucilaginibacter sabulilitoris genome:
- a CDS encoding CDP-alcohol phosphatidyltransferase family protein: MKKRVKKHLPNAITCANLFSGCIGIVFAFQDNLLVASYAIFLAAIFDFFDGFASRVLNSYSFIGKDLDSLADMVSFGFLPSAILYELFLKAPQIEHVSNYLCYLAFSITVFSALRLAKFNNDTRQSDSFIGLPTPANAIFIASLPLIIQQYEVLDKYILNPYVLTVLILVMCTLLVSELPLMSLKFKNRDFNKNIFRYLLLLFSAILILFFKFVAVPVVIFIYITLSLIQFKFTNDKVPG, encoded by the coding sequence ATGAAGAAGCGCGTTAAGAAACATCTCCCCAATGCCATTACCTGTGCTAACTTGTTTAGCGGTTGCATTGGAATAGTATTTGCATTTCAGGATAACCTGTTAGTAGCATCTTATGCGATTTTTCTGGCCGCGATTTTCGACTTTTTCGATGGCTTTGCATCAAGGGTGCTCAACTCCTACTCTTTTATAGGTAAAGATCTGGATTCGCTTGCCGATATGGTAAGCTTTGGATTTCTACCCTCGGCCATTCTGTATGAATTATTTTTAAAGGCCCCGCAAATTGAGCATGTAAGTAATTATTTGTGTTACCTGGCTTTTTCAATAACGGTATTTTCGGCGCTGCGCCTGGCTAAATTCAATAATGACACCCGCCAATCTGATAGCTTTATAGGCTTGCCAACCCCAGCCAACGCCATATTCATAGCCTCATTACCACTGATTATTCAGCAGTATGAAGTATTGGACAAGTATATATTAAACCCATACGTGCTTACAGTTTTAATACTGGTAATGTGCACGTTACTGGTATCTGAGCTGCCGCTCATGTCGCTCAAATTCAAGAACCGCGATTTTAATAAAAACATTTTCCGTTATTTACTGCTACTGTTTTCGGCAATACTGATTCTATTTTTTAAATTTGTGGCAGTTCCGGTGGTTATATTTATATACATCACCTTATCTTTAATTCAATTTAAATTCACAAATGACAAAGTTCCAGGCTGA
- the purS gene encoding phosphoribosylformylglycinamidine synthase subunit PurS, which translates to MTKFQAEIDVMPKKEILDPQGKAVTGSMKNLGLAEIQNIRIGKHITLEIDAESADAAHAKVDQACKNLLANLIMESYTFKIEQVA; encoded by the coding sequence ATGACAAAGTTCCAGGCTGAAATTGACGTAATGCCCAAAAAAGAAATACTTGACCCTCAAGGAAAAGCAGTAACCGGAAGCATGAAAAACCTTGGGTTAGCAGAAATACAAAATATACGCATAGGCAAACATATTACGCTTGAAATAGATGCTGAAAGCGCCGATGCCGCCCACGCTAAAGTTGACCAGGCCTGTAAAAACCTATTAGCCAACCTGATCATGGAAAGCTATACTTTTAAAATTGAGCAAGTAGCTTAA
- a CDS encoding Hpt domain-containing protein: MADISPDQDLDLSFLYEIADGSEEFIVESIGMFLEQTPQLITAIANALAAGEWEAASKASHKLKPNLGFFGMPISQATIQEVELACKAGAPNPAEVFETFNRVKTTVEANLITLQQIKAEKEANL, encoded by the coding sequence ATGGCTGATATTTCACCCGATCAGGATCTTGATCTTTCTTTTTTATACGAAATTGCCGATGGCAGTGAAGAGTTTATTGTAGAATCGATAGGTATGTTCCTGGAGCAAACCCCGCAATTGATTACGGCCATTGCCAATGCCTTAGCTGCGGGCGAATGGGAAGCCGCATCAAAAGCTTCGCATAAATTAAAGCCTAATCTTGGTTTTTTTGGTATGCCCATAAGCCAGGCAACTATACAGGAGGTTGAACTGGCCTGCAAAGCCGGCGCACCAAACCCCGCTGAAGTATTTGAAACATTTAACCGGGTAAAAACAACTGTTGAAGCTAATTTGATAACCCTGCAGCAAATTAAGGCCGAGAAAGAAGCGAATTTATAA
- the folK gene encoding 2-amino-4-hydroxy-6-hydroxymethyldihydropteridine diphosphokinase, translating to MDNIFLLLGSNLGDRKSFLNQAIAYIEAEIAPVIRASSVYETQSWGKTDAPDYLNQVLMLRGELPAGELLQKILAIESKLGRRREEKWGSRTIDIDILFYGDAVINEPRLQVPHPELHNRRFTLEPLAEIASDFVHPISHKNILQLKSELKDDLIVKKV from the coding sequence ATGGATAATATTTTTTTATTGTTAGGCAGTAACCTTGGCGACAGGAAATCGTTTCTTAACCAAGCCATTGCATATATCGAGGCAGAAATTGCCCCTGTTATCAGGGCATCGTCAGTATACGAAACCCAGTCGTGGGGTAAAACAGACGCGCCCGATTACCTTAACCAGGTACTGATGTTGCGAGGCGAGTTGCCGGCGGGGGAATTGCTCCAAAAAATATTGGCCATTGAAAGTAAATTGGGTCGCAGGCGCGAAGAAAAGTGGGGTTCGCGCACTATTGATATTGATATCTTATTTTATGGCGATGCTGTTATCAATGAACCCAGGCTGCAGGTACCGCATCCCGAACTGCATAACCGGAGGTTTACACTGGAACCCCTTGCCGAAATTGCCTCAGATTTTGTCCATCCCATATCACATAAAAATATTTTACAGCTTAAAAGCGAACTTAAAGACGACTTGATCGTAAAAAAAGTATAA
- the sppA gene encoding signal peptide peptidase SppA, with the protein MKQFFKFVLASIVGILITTFLLVIIIIGIIYSASGDKTVEVEPNSVLRMAFTTPITERTPNNPLAGLDFLGLDKDKSTGLNDILANIKKAKTDDNIKGIFLDESYMTSGQATTEEIRNALIDFKKSGKFVVAYAEIYTQGFYYLASVADKVYVNPKGMIEFHGFSSQITFLKGALDKLGIEAQIIKVGTYKSAVEPLVLTKMSDANRLQVTSYLGSLYDHFLTGISKSRGINKDSLFNYANQMRIQQPEDALKLKLVDGLKYKDEILDDLKKRSGTTSKELKSIELGEYTKSNPEKEDKDDDNSSSKNRIAIVYASGEISGGEGDDNTIGSERISKALRKVRLDNKVKAVVLRVNSPGGSSLASDVIWREVMLTKKVKPIIVSMGDVAASGGYYISCAADSIIAQPNTITGSIGIFAILPNLQKLFNDKLGVTFDGVKTGKYADLGDIDRPLTPDERLILQNSVNHGYDDFTKAVAEGRHKTQAYINSIGQGRVWTGTQALQNGLVDRLGNINDAIASAAKKAKIKNYNLVSYPEQKSFLNQLSGDVTVEARTRMLKSELGDSYKVYEQIKGITQMMRTPQTRLPYDIVIK; encoded by the coding sequence ATGAAACAATTCTTCAAATTCGTTCTGGCCTCTATAGTGGGTATCTTGATAACCACCTTCCTTTTAGTTATCATTATTATCGGGATCATATATTCTGCAAGTGGTGATAAAACCGTTGAAGTGGAACCCAATAGTGTACTACGCATGGCGTTTACCACGCCAATTACTGAACGTACACCCAATAACCCGTTGGCCGGTTTAGACTTTTTAGGATTAGATAAAGACAAATCAACCGGCCTTAATGATATACTGGCCAACATAAAAAAAGCAAAAACAGACGATAATATAAAAGGCATATTCCTTGACGAAAGCTACATGACATCGGGTCAGGCCACTACCGAAGAAATACGCAATGCCTTGATCGACTTTAAAAAATCAGGGAAATTCGTGGTAGCCTATGCCGAAATTTATACCCAGGGATTTTATTACCTGGCCTCAGTGGCCGATAAAGTATATGTGAACCCTAAGGGAATGATTGAATTTCACGGCTTCAGCTCACAGATAACCTTTTTAAAAGGCGCGCTTGATAAATTAGGCATCGAGGCGCAGATTATAAAGGTAGGTACTTATAAAAGCGCAGTTGAGCCGCTGGTACTCACCAAAATGAGCGATGCCAACCGCTTGCAGGTTACCTCCTACCTGGGCTCATTATATGACCATTTTTTAACCGGCATCAGCAAAAGCCGTGGTATAAATAAGGATTCGCTATTTAATTATGCCAACCAGATGCGTATACAGCAACCTGAAGACGCGTTAAAATTAAAGCTGGTTGATGGCCTCAAATATAAGGACGAGATACTTGACGACCTTAAAAAACGCAGCGGAACAACATCAAAAGAATTGAAGAGCATCGAGCTTGGAGAATATACCAAAAGCAACCCCGAGAAAGAGGACAAGGACGACGATAATTCATCATCAAAAAACCGCATAGCCATTGTTTATGCCTCGGGCGAAATTTCTGGCGGCGAGGGCGACGATAACACCATAGGCTCTGAAAGAATTTCAAAAGCCCTGCGCAAGGTAAGGCTTGATAATAAAGTAAAAGCTGTTGTATTGCGCGTAAATTCGCCGGGCGGAAGTTCACTGGCATCGGATGTGATATGGCGCGAGGTAATGCTCACCAAAAAAGTTAAGCCTATTATTGTTTCTATGGGCGATGTGGCAGCATCCGGGGGCTATTATATATCCTGTGCCGCCGACTCCATTATTGCCCAGCCCAATACTATTACAGGTTCTATAGGTATTTTTGCTATATTGCCTAATCTGCAAAAACTGTTTAACGACAAGCTGGGTGTTACTTTCGACGGTGTAAAAACCGGCAAGTACGCCGATTTGGGCGACATTGACCGCCCCCTTACACCCGACGAAAGGCTCATATTACAAAACAGTGTAAACCACGGCTACGATGATTTTACAAAGGCGGTAGCCGAAGGTCGCCATAAAACACAAGCTTATATTAACAGCATTGGCCAGGGCCGTGTATGGACAGGTACCCAGGCATTACAAAACGGGCTGGTTGATCGCCTGGGCAATATTAATGATGCCATAGCGTCTGCCGCTAAAAAAGCTAAAATTAAAAACTATAACCTGGTGTCTTATCCCGAACAAAAAAGTTTTCTTAACCAGTTAAGTGGTGATGTAACCGTTGAGGCACGTACCCGCATGCTGAAATCTGAACTGGGTGATAGCTATAAAGTTTACGAACAAATAAAAGGCATTACCCAAATGATGCGTACCCCGCAAACCCGTTTGCCTTATGATATTGTGATTAAATAA
- a CDS encoding outer membrane protein assembly factor BamB family protein, with the protein MNNWHLPTSRFFLNAAFILLISFSAACKKGSSPEKAPEPYNGTVTYTIHKADGTEFDTDELTINTVGDSVKILVPATTDVTNLIPEIKAEGATINPNSGVKQDFSKPVTYTITKNGATKTYIFSVRFDKLKNVVYFGGDDKNFYALNAKNGKLFWKYTSKGLFSYSTPVLINGIIYTTNTDNNLYALDPASGAEKWKFTTTSAIISSPVVANGIVYFGSDAGYIYAVDAISGTLKWKYGTDHFVESNPVVSNGVVYIGGTDGFLYAFDGTTGNIRWKYDTGNVILRSSAIVSNGVVFIGNREGNLFAVNAATGQLKWKFSTNEISLELAKPVINNGVVYVASWYSANHSTEAGSLYAIKESDGSQIWKGLNGQGFMSGPVYADGKLFINSNDGNIYVVDAITGTPIWKKPILSNGGIPTVSNGNVYTGGGGSHFFYTLNANTGTEVWKFPLPNDLNVSKPLVIDSNGNY; encoded by the coding sequence ATGAATAATTGGCACTTACCAACAAGCCGCTTTTTTCTAAATGCAGCTTTTATATTACTAATTTCTTTTTCTGCAGCCTGCAAAAAAGGCTCTTCACCAGAAAAAGCGCCCGAACCATATAATGGCACGGTTACTTATACCATTCATAAGGCCGATGGAACTGAATTTGATACTGATGAGTTAACCATAAATACAGTTGGCGATAGTGTTAAAATACTCGTACCGGCTACTACAGATGTAACCAACCTTATACCCGAAATTAAAGCAGAAGGCGCAACTATTAACCCCAATAGTGGTGTAAAGCAAGACTTTTCAAAACCAGTTACTTACACCATTACCAAAAACGGAGCTACTAAAACCTATATATTTTCGGTGCGTTTTGATAAGTTAAAGAACGTTGTCTATTTTGGAGGTGACGACAAAAATTTTTATGCGTTAAATGCAAAAAACGGCAAGCTCTTTTGGAAGTATACATCAAAGGGGCTTTTTTCTTATTCTACTCCTGTGTTGATAAACGGCATTATTTATACTACCAATACCGATAATAATTTATATGCCCTTGATCCTGCTTCAGGTGCCGAAAAATGGAAATTTACCACTACAAGTGCTATCATATCGAGCCCTGTTGTAGCTAATGGCATCGTATATTTTGGCAGTGATGCCGGCTACATATATGCCGTAGATGCAATTTCAGGCACTTTAAAATGGAAATATGGGACCGACCACTTTGTTGAATCTAACCCTGTTGTCAGTAATGGGGTAGTTTATATAGGTGGTACAGATGGTTTTCTTTATGCATTTGATGGTACAACCGGCAACATTAGGTGGAAATACGATACTGGTAATGTAATTTTAAGATCAAGCGCAATTGTATCAAATGGTGTTGTATTTATTGGTAACCGGGAAGGGAACCTTTTTGCAGTAAACGCAGCTACGGGCCAGTTAAAATGGAAATTCAGCACGAATGAAATTTCACTGGAACTTGCAAAACCAGTGATCAATAATGGTGTTGTATACGTTGCAAGCTGGTATTCTGCCAATCATTCCACCGAAGCAGGGAGCCTCTATGCCATAAAAGAAAGTGATGGTAGCCAGATATGGAAAGGCCTCAACGGGCAAGGCTTTATGTCAGGGCCTGTATATGCTGATGGTAAATTATTTATTAACAGCAACGATGGTAATATATATGTTGTTGATGCTATTACGGGCACACCCATCTGGAAAAAGCCTATCCTGTCTAACGGAGGCATTCCAACTGTTAGCAATGGAAATGTATATACAGGTGGCGGAGGGAGCCATTTCTTTTATACGCTTAATGCCAATACGGGTACCGAGGTCTGGAAGTTTCCGCTACCCAACGACTTAAATGTATCAAAGCCCCTGGTTATTGATTCAAATGGAAATTACTAA
- a CDS encoding helix-hairpin-helix domain-containing protein, producing the protein MENKPIARTLRLLSQLMELHEVNPFKIKSIANAAFKVDKLPFPIAGKTLEQMEKVDGVGKSIASKIMELLETGAIAEMQELLDKTPEGVVEMMNIKGIGAKKVAIIWRELGIENTGELFYACNENRLIEAKGFGLKTQEEIRKAIEFRMASNGKFLFAQVEKEANELMDEIKSIFPDALKHFAGEFRRRCEIITEIVIVVGSNNYEVAHNALLQSHILNNVSRNENHISGELQNGMLVDIVCVDKAEYFKELFLNTGTDDHVDAVLKRINIPLDQPETEELIYKKAGLSWIQPELREGTTFIERAEKNELPTLIITHDLKGSLHNHSTWSDGVNTVEEMALYCRDNLKLEYLGMCDHSKSAFYAKGLTIERVLQQHEEIDHLNKKLDGFHIFKGIESDILYDGSLDYPDEILQKFDFIVASVHSILKMNEEKATSRLITVIENPYTTILGHPTGRLLLSRGGYPINYKKVIDACAANNVVIEINANPLRLDLDWRWHQYALEKGVWLSINPDAHRVEGFLDMHYGVLAARKGGLYKEMCLNALSLQEITKVFEKKRSAV; encoded by the coding sequence ATGGAAAATAAACCCATAGCCCGCACGCTTCGTTTACTATCGCAGCTCATGGAACTGCATGAGGTTAACCCCTTTAAAATAAAGTCAATAGCAAATGCCGCCTTTAAGGTTGATAAGCTCCCCTTCCCTATTGCCGGTAAAACGCTTGAGCAAATGGAAAAGGTAGATGGTGTTGGCAAAAGCATCGCTTCTAAAATCATGGAACTTTTGGAAACCGGCGCCATTGCCGAGATGCAGGAGTTATTGGATAAAACACCAGAGGGTGTGGTAGAAATGATGAATATTAAAGGCATAGGCGCTAAAAAGGTGGCCATTATATGGCGCGAACTTGGCATTGAAAATACTGGCGAACTTTTTTATGCATGTAATGAGAACCGTCTCATCGAGGCTAAAGGCTTCGGCCTTAAAACCCAGGAAGAAATTCGCAAGGCTATCGAATTCAGGATGGCCAGCAACGGGAAATTTCTGTTTGCACAGGTTGAAAAAGAAGCTAATGAGTTAATGGATGAAATTAAATCCATTTTCCCCGATGCGTTGAAACATTTTGCCGGGGAGTTTCGCAGGCGATGTGAAATTATAACAGAAATTGTAATTGTGGTAGGCAGTAATAACTATGAAGTAGCGCATAACGCACTATTACAATCGCATATATTGAACAATGTATCACGAAACGAAAATCATATCTCGGGCGAGTTGCAGAACGGCATGCTCGTTGACATAGTTTGCGTTGACAAAGCTGAATATTTTAAAGAACTATTCCTGAATACAGGTACCGATGATCATGTTGACGCTGTGCTGAAACGCATCAATATACCACTTGACCAGCCCGAAACTGAGGAACTTATCTATAAAAAAGCAGGTCTCAGCTGGATACAGCCAGAATTGCGCGAAGGCACAACCTTTATAGAAAGGGCCGAAAAGAATGAGCTGCCCACGCTCATCATCACCCATGACCTCAAAGGCAGTCTGCACAACCACAGTACATGGAGCGATGGCGTAAACACGGTAGAAGAAATGGCACTATACTGCCGTGATAACCTGAAACTGGAATACCTGGGTATGTGCGATCACAGTAAAAGCGCTTTTTATGCCAAAGGATTAACTATTGAACGGGTATTGCAGCAGCATGAAGAAATAGACCATCTGAATAAAAAACTGGATGGCTTTCATATATTTAAAGGTATTGAATCGGACATTTTGTATGACGGATCGCTCGATTACCCTGATGAGATCCTGCAAAAGTTTGATTTTATAGTGGCCTCTGTACACTCCATACTTAAAATGAACGAAGAAAAAGCCACATCGAGGCTAATTACAGTCATTGAAAATCCATATACCACCATACTCGGTCACCCAACCGGCCGCTTATTGTTAAGCCGTGGTGGTTATCCTATAAATTATAAAAAAGTAATTGATGCCTGTGCGGCCAATAATGTAGTAATTGAAATTAATGCAAATCCACTACGGCTTGACCTTGACTGGCGCTGGCACCAATACGCGCTTGAAAAAGGCGTTTGGTTATCTATTAACCCCGATGCTCACCGTGTTGAAGGCTTTTTAGATATGCATTACGGGGTTTTAGCAGCCCGAAAAGGCGGCTTATACAAGGAAATGTGCCTTAATGCGTTATCGTTGCAGGAAATCACCAAAGTTTTTGAGAAAAAAAGGTCGGCAGTTTAA
- the rfaE1 gene encoding D-glycero-beta-D-manno-heptose-7-phosphate kinase → MNQLKDKIRYVESSGKKPAILVIGDLMVDHYITGDASRLSPEAPVPIVNVKNESVTLGGAGNVVQNLVALGAQVTVAGLIGHDTAGEQIIEILAAEGVETHTIIKDNTRPTTVKTRVLAGSHQLVRIDRETTEAVSDHIADELINTLNGYIEKADIVVLSDYNKGLFSPSLTQRLIIQANRQGKKVIIDPKGLNYEKYKGAYIIKPNRKELAEAAKTEKINSIESLKQAAGIIFEQTGTEYLVVTLSEEGMVILSELTHKLLPVKATEVFDVTGAGDTVLASITFFIAAGLTIEEACEIANHAAAIVIRHVGSATTTIAEIIEDIEKG, encoded by the coding sequence ATGAACCAACTAAAAGATAAGATACGATACGTAGAATCATCAGGCAAAAAACCGGCTATACTGGTTATTGGTGACCTCATGGTTGACCACTATATAACAGGCGATGCCTCACGGTTATCGCCTGAGGCTCCGGTACCAATAGTAAACGTAAAAAACGAGTCTGTTACACTTGGTGGTGCGGGCAATGTGGTACAAAACCTGGTGGCATTAGGGGCGCAGGTTACTGTGGCAGGCTTAATAGGCCACGACACTGCCGGCGAGCAAATCATCGAAATATTAGCTGCAGAAGGTGTTGAAACCCATACCATTATTAAAGATAATACCCGCCCTACCACGGTTAAAACGCGTGTTTTAGCCGGCAGTCACCAATTGGTACGGATTGACAGGGAAACTACGGAAGCCGTGTCTGACCATATTGCCGATGAGCTTATTAACACATTGAATGGTTATATTGAAAAAGCCGATATAGTGGTATTGTCCGACTATAATAAGGGATTATTTTCACCCTCATTAACCCAGAGGCTCATTATACAGGCAAACCGGCAAGGCAAAAAAGTAATAATTGACCCTAAGGGATTAAACTACGAAAAATATAAAGGAGCCTACATCATAAAGCCCAATCGTAAAGAACTGGCCGAGGCAGCTAAAACCGAAAAAATAAACTCTATAGAAAGCCTGAAACAAGCGGCCGGGATTATTTTTGAACAAACCGGAACAGAATACCTGGTAGTAACGTTATCAGAAGAAGGCATGGTAATACTAAGTGAGCTCACTCACAAATTGTTACCTGTTAAAGCCACTGAGGTTTTTGACGTAACCGGTGCGGGTGATACGGTGCTGGCATCTATTACCTTTTTTATAGCCGCGGGTTTAACTATTGAAGAGGCTTGCGAAATAGCCAACCATGCTGCCGCCATTGTAATACGCCATGTAGGCAGCGCTACTACCACTATCGCGGAAATAATAGAGGATATTGAAAAGGGATAA
- a CDS encoding D-sedoheptulose 7-phosphate isomerase: MVLNELRDHQNIIQLVIDTLTGEIEQACQIITSTIQSGNKVLLAGNGGSAADAQHIAAELSGRFVKERKALPGIALTVDTSALTAIANDHGYDRVFSRQVEAFAQPGDLFIGISTSGNSQSVLNAFQSATAFGCKTLGLSGRDGGKMNGICDLNIIIPSNVTARIQEMHILIGHILCKAVDELF; encoded by the coding sequence ATGGTTTTAAACGAATTAAGGGATCATCAAAACATTATACAACTGGTAATTGATACACTTACCGGCGAAATTGAGCAAGCCTGTCAAATAATCACGTCTACTATACAAAGCGGCAACAAAGTTTTGCTTGCAGGTAACGGGGGCAGTGCCGCTGATGCACAGCATATTGCTGCTGAACTGAGCGGTAGGTTTGTTAAAGAGCGCAAAGCGTTGCCCGGTATTGCACTAACCGTTGATACATCGGCACTTACCGCTATTGCTAACGATCACGGATACGACCGTGTGTTTTCACGCCAGGTGGAGGCATTTGCACAGCCCGGCGATCTTTTTATAGGTATTTCGACCAGCGGCAACAGCCAGAGCGTATTAAATGCTTTTCAATCTGCCACTGCATTTGGGTGTAAAACGTTAGGTTTATCTGGTCGCGATGGGGGCAAAATGAATGGAATTTGTGATTTGAATATTATTATACCGTCAAATGTTACAGCCCGTATACAGGAAATGCATATATTAATAGGTCACATATTATGTAAGGCTGTTGATGAGTTATTTTAA
- the rfaE2 gene encoding D-glycero-beta-D-manno-heptose 1-phosphate adenylyltransferase, with amino-acid sequence MRIDLEKILTGKITDLPTLKSRLRSWQNAGEKVVFTNGVFDLLHIGHITYLAKAAELGDKLIIGLNADSSVKRIKGESRPVNDQNSRAALLAALFFVDAIVVFEEDTPLNLISTLLPDILVKGADYAVENIVGAKEVIANGGEVKTINFVEGYSSTSIIERIRKQIT; translated from the coding sequence ATGAGAATCGACCTCGAAAAAATACTGACGGGTAAGATAACCGATTTGCCAACACTCAAAAGTAGGCTGCGAAGCTGGCAAAATGCGGGCGAAAAAGTTGTTTTTACCAATGGGGTTTTTGATTTGCTCCATATTGGCCACATCACTTACCTGGCAAAAGCCGCCGAACTTGGCGATAAACTTATTATCGGTTTAAATGCCGATAGCTCGGTTAAGCGTATCAAAGGCGAGAGCCGTCCGGTTAATGACCAAAACAGCCGTGCCGCACTGCTGGCTGCCCTGTTTTTTGTTGACGCAATAGTAGTTTTTGAAGAAGATACCCCGCTGAACCTGATCAGTACCTTATTGCCGGATATACTGGTAAAAGGCGCTGACTATGCTGTAGAAAATATTGTTGGCGCTAAAGAAGTAATAGCCAACGGCGGCGAGGTTAAAACAATTAACTTTGTTGAAGGCTACTCGTCAACCTCCATAATTGAAAGGATCAGGAAGCAAATTACCTGA
- a CDS encoding glycosyltransferase family 9 protein, with protein MKILVIRFSSMGDIIYTTPVVRCLKKQIPGAEVHFLTKPAFKYIYDNNPYVDKLLLLKPTLSATIQEIKAENYDYIIDLHNNLRTTLIKLRTGIHSSTYKKQAVKKWLSLKFKLKLIPPVHLVDRYLKTVKFLGVINDNQPIDYYIKAEHQLSELLPASHQKGYIAFVIGATHFTKRMPNDKITSICRQLNRPVVLLGGNDVKSNGDIIATAIGPSVYNACGITSLDESVFLVSQAKSIIGFDTGLTHIAEAFNKPIVSIWGGTVPDLLGVQPYMVKDVLVTGIEISCRPCSKFGLEKCPLGHFKCMNDIVDDDIVNFSNK; from the coding sequence ATGAAGATACTGGTGATCCGCTTTAGCTCCATGGGAGATATTATTTATACTACCCCGGTTGTGCGCTGTCTCAAAAAGCAAATACCCGGTGCCGAAGTGCATTTTTTAACCAAACCGGCCTTCAAATACATTTACGATAATAACCCTTATGTTGATAAACTGCTGCTCCTAAAACCCACACTATCAGCAACTATACAGGAAATTAAAGCAGAAAACTATGATTATATCATTGATCTGCATAATAACCTGCGTACCACACTTATTAAACTACGCACAGGTATACATTCATCAACTTATAAAAAGCAAGCTGTAAAAAAATGGCTGAGCCTCAAGTTTAAATTAAAGCTCATACCCCCTGTTCATCTGGTTGACCGCTACCTTAAAACTGTTAAATTTTTAGGTGTTATAAATGATAACCAGCCAATTGATTATTATATAAAAGCAGAGCACCAGTTAAGCGAGTTGCTACCCGCATCCCATCAAAAAGGATACATAGCCTTTGTTATTGGCGCTACACATTTTACCAAACGCATGCCTAATGATAAGATCACCAGCATTTGCAGGCAGCTTAACAGGCCGGTTGTACTATTAGGAGGTAATGATGTAAAATCTAATGGAGACATCATTGCTACCGCTATTGGCCCATCTGTTTATAACGCGTGCGGTATAACATCGCTCGACGAGTCGGTTTTTCTGGTATCACAGGCTAAAAGCATCATCGGTTTTGATACCGGGCTTACCCATATTGCCGAAGCTTTTAACAAACCTATCGTATCTATATGGGGAGGCACAGTGCCCGATTTATTGGGAGTACAGCCTTACATGGTTAAGGATGTGCTGGTTACCGGCATAGAAATATCATGCCGCCCCTGCTCTAAATTTGGATTGGAGAAATGTCCGCTTGGACATTTTAAATGCATGAACGATATAGTCGACGATGATATTGTCAATTTTTCAAACAAATAA
- a CDS encoding porin family protein: MKKLLLSLLLAGSSMAAFAQLPTFGIKGGANFSTLHISLDGTNISVNSGTLTTFNAGVFVDFKFGNVSLQPALNLSGKGGKFGGVFSDTEDSNIEQGDGRFNLIYLQLPVNLVYHVPVVVGDIYFGAGPYVAKGISGKVKGNDSDGNSVSEDIKFGDDGDIKSMEYGANAIAGIKFKTGLLFNVNYDLGLSNIAPNADGGKLKTRVFGISVGYAF; the protein is encoded by the coding sequence ATGAAAAAACTATTACTTTCCCTGCTTTTGGCGGGTTCTTCGATGGCAGCTTTTGCTCAATTACCAACTTTCGGAATTAAAGGCGGTGCCAACTTTTCAACTTTACACATTTCGCTTGATGGTACCAATATCAGCGTCAATTCAGGTACATTGACCACTTTTAATGCCGGTGTTTTTGTCGACTTTAAATTTGGCAACGTTTCTTTACAACCAGCCCTGAACCTTAGCGGCAAAGGCGGAAAGTTTGGCGGCGTTTTTTCTGATACCGAGGATTCCAACATTGAACAAGGCGACGGCAGATTCAATTTAATTTATTTACAACTACCTGTAAACCTGGTGTATCATGTACCGGTTGTAGTTGGCGATATTTATTTTGGAGCCGGCCCCTATGTTGCAAAAGGTATTTCCGGAAAGGTTAAAGGTAACGACAGCGACGGAAATTCGGTAAGCGAGGACATTAAATTTGGTGATGACGGCGATATTAAATCAATGGAATATGGTGCAAATGCCATAGCCGGCATTAAATTTAAAACCGGTTTGCTTTTCAACGTTAACTATGATTTGGGCTTGTCAAATATAGCACCAAATGCAGATGGCGGTAAACTAAAAACCCGCGTTTTTGGAATTTCAGTAGGCTACGCATTTTAA